The following are from one region of the Papaver somniferum cultivar HN1 unplaced genomic scaffold, ASM357369v1 unplaced-scaffold_132, whole genome shotgun sequence genome:
- the LOC113332869 gene encoding uncharacterized protein LOC113332869, translated as MAFLRMFMISAAIVLVMFLLNHLPSTFVRADDELIRQVCHNSESPTPCNQCVKSDNRSDNANTVGIATIVVDCIKFQANNLQTNISALASIYKDDVAANRTITQCRIFFSHAKSDLNTATQDLKKGDYDASDKSVFNALLHQNSCKTLFENSPKIKFTPHIFYGFNMFEKLSQIALSIIVRL; from the coding sequence ATGGCGTTTCTTAGAATGTTCATGATTTCTGCTGCCATCGTTCTTGTTATGTTTCTCTTGAATCATCTACCTTCAACTTTTGTTAGGGCAGACGATGAACTAATTCGTCAAGTATGTCACAACTCGGAGTCCCCAACACCTTGTAACCAGTGTGTCAAATCCGATAATCGAAGTGATAATGCCAATACTGTTGGAATTGCTACGATTGTTGTTGATTGCATAAAGTTTCAGGCTAATAACTTACAAACAAATATTTCTGCATTAGCCTCTATATATAAAGATGATGTTGCTGCAAATCGAACCATTACACAATGCcggatttttttttctcatgCAAAGTCAGATCTCAATACAGCTACTCAAGATTTGAAGAAAGGTGATTACGATGCTTCAGATAAATCAGTATTCAATGCTTTATTGCATCAGAATTCTTGCAAAACTCTATTCGAAAATAGCCCAAAGATAAAATTTACACCTCATATCTTTTATGGGTTCAATATGTTTGAAAAACTCTCACAAATAGCTTTGAGCATTATCGTTCGTCTTTGA